tgttttttattatattatgttattatatttatgttattattattgccaaagtatcagaacaacaacaaaaaaagttatatatactgAAAGAAGTTAAGCAAGTACTAGGAAGGAAAAAcaccaattataaaataaataatcatacaaAACATTTCATCTGGACAAACTTCTGGTCTTATTTACAATGCCGAAATTTTGgccacagaaaaaaagaacaattaaatgCTGAAATAACGCTCTATGTAAACATCTACTTTAACGCCGACAAACCAGGCCCTTGGCCAAATATGGGGAAGACTACGCTCGAATTATACATTTATCATATAGCCTGCCTCCTATTGCGGAAATGCAAGCGTAGTAACAGCAGAATCGTTCATCGGATCCTGCGCATCAGCCAATTAGAACTCGCCGAGGCTCACCGATAACGAAATCATGTTTTCGATGAGAAAAACAACGATGAAAAGCCACGCCCATTTCAGGCATACGTATGATACACGCTCAGAAACGAAAAAAGTTGCCCCTGGTCATGAAAAAAAGCCATCGGAAGCACGAGAGAGTCCAGAAATCACCAAGAAAAATCCACAGGGCGGACATTCCTTTAAGCCTGGAATTCGCTTTTTATCTCCCTTAGAAAGATGGTTGTAACGCTTGTACAAAGGGAGAATTTGTAGGCTAAATCTTGCGGTTATAGCCTATTAAAGTTGTCAGAGTATTCTCGGCTTGGCAGTGGACTAAGTTGTCCAACTTTCGAGTCGCTAACTTGCCACCAGAAGGCTAATTTACTCAAGGCGGCTGCGGAAGAAAGGTAATCGGCGATCAGTGCCCAGACCAGCAcggtatttgttttatttcctcTCTAGCGTTATCAATCTGCAAATGCTATTGTTCTGTACAGATTTAACCACGGAGATTGGATTATGATACTCGTCCAAAATCTGTAACCTTGTAGCTTACTGTAGAGGTTTATCAACGATGCCAGGCCTTGAACGGTCTTATATCTTTATGCTCGATGGAGCCACATTATTCCATTTAAAACCATTTTAGTAGAATAAGAAAAcatgattattatttaatttatttatcttataTAACCTAATGTTTCATATTGGCAGGAGTAGGACGATGTCAACTGAAGAAAGATATAAGTTGGTGGTCGTGGGCGGTGGAGGTGTGGGGAAAAGCGCCCTCACCATTCAGTTCATTCAGGCAAGTGCATTTTTGAGgactttgtattaaataaatatgtatttatggcGTAACGTTGGGGAAATGCGTTGCACTAAGTATTTCTATGGGTGTGTTGTAAGAGTTGTGTTAAGTTCACAGTACAGTGGGCTCTACTCTGCATGTTCCTTCATGTTAAAGGCCTTGTTGAGGGAGCTGCTGAACAaccaaaatgttttctgttttctttcacagTCGTACTTTGTGTCTGACTATGACCCAACCATTGAAGATTCATACACTAAAATCTGTACCGTGGATGGAAAAGAGACGCGATTAGACAGTGAGTTAGACTCTATGTGTTTTTATATAGGAAGGAATGAGTGTTAAAAAGCTCCACAAGTTCCCTCAGAAATGAGATTTTGGTCAGAGTTGCATCAGTCTGATTCATTGCTGACTATGGGTTCCTGCCCAGGTTTTGTTTTGACTTGCTGTCAGTAAGACATCATGCCAGATGTGCTTAAAGCAAGGTTTAAAGATACATTTGTTTGTGTGGAACAAGAGCTCATCTTGCACACTCCCCTCTATTAATTTGTGTTAATGTGCCGTTCACCTGTTGATTAGTCCTCGACACAGCAGGACAAGAAGAGTTTGGAGCAATGAGAGAGCAGTACATGCGCTCCGGAGAGGGTTTCTTACTGGTGTTTGCTCTTAATGACAGTGGCAGGTAGGTGTTTTccagagtgtgtttgtgtctgtgtgtgcgagaGGAAGGGGAATAGATAGTTCTTAACCTTTGTGTGTGACGAGAACAGAGATTTTGTATGTGGCTGTGTGcgttttaaaaagaaaaccacAGAATGTGTTTGTGATGAGAATAAGAGCACAGACTATGAGTGCTCATGTTATCAGTGTCAATGTAGAGGTTTCTTACAGATTTGAATAAAACTATATTTTCCAGATTTTCTATgcaaatatttgtacatttgtaaaCTGCAATCAATTACTCTGCCTCCggaattaagatttttaatatagtgtttttttgctttgttttttcagtgaaattctttgttttttttagtttagatttTGTTAGTTTTCGGATTCATTGTTCGGTTAAATGTAATAcataataaatgctgttaaaattcTTAGTACACTCTAGTggcatttttatgtttaattaaaatgttttagacATAGCATGTTATCAGACCTTAAACTGGAACTgatttgtttaaatttaatttgacatttgttTTAGTTTAACGCTTTTGAGTCatcagaagtttttttttcattatctaGGAATTATTTCAGTTCaggaaaatatttttgtatttcatgtcatttttgtTAGCAGTTATAACACTCATAAAAgagatttttttgtatttgtctaTTGAAGATTCTTGACATTTTGTGAGCtattatttttgcaaaaactTGTCATTCTAATGAACACTTTCTATCCGTTTCAGTTATGATGAAATTCTGAAATTTCACACCCAGATACTGCGGGTGAAGGATCGAGATGATTTTCCTATGGTTCTTGTTGGCAACAAATCAGATCTTGACCAGCAGAGAGCGGTAAAGATTTCATGTTACACAAATGATTGAAGTTTTAAAGAAAAAACTTAAATAGGCTGCCAATTCATATGAAAGTGTTGTTGAAATAGATCTCAAAAGATGAGGCCATGTCTTTTGCCCGAGAAAACCGGATCCACTATATGGAATCGTCAGCTAAGAACCGCCACAATGTGGATGAAGCCTTCATGGAGGTTGTGCGAGCAATAAGGTATTTGGAATAGAGGTGCACTCTTATGAGATTGACAGTGTAGTGCATTGTGATAAACGTGCATTTCCGTCTGTCTTCAGGAAGTTCCAGGAGACAGAGAGCCCACCGCTCCCCGCTAATCACAGTGGGAAGCAGAAGAGTGGTGGCTGTCCCTGCACCCTGCTCTGACTGCCCCTCTGCACTGTTGCCTAGGAGACTGAAGCCCTCACTCTCACGCCTGGTGCCTTATGTGTCTACACGgagtgtatgtgtctgtgtttgtgtgggtgtttgGCACTGTATGCATCAGTGTTTTATTGGCTTTTACAGTATGTATGAATTGGTTTTCAAGAAGAAACTAGACTAAAATAAGAGTGAACCGTGAATCTGTTGGAAAAATGGAGTTCTTGTTTCATCCACATGTTTTATTTAGTGCCTTGTAAAATCATGCTCTTGTTGTTAGATTCAAGCACAGTATTTGTTTATATCCGACCACAGGTCACAGACTGATTGTGTGCCacaaaagagattttttttttattcaccacTGAGGTGGTGAACAGTAGCAACAATTTTAAACAACCACATCAAAGATAGGCTGTGCTGACATAGCTTCTGATTGTTCTTGTGTCATCTTGTGTCATATATTGGGTTACTGACTCAAAAAGATAAGTCAGACAGTGTTTTATCAGCCAAGAGCTGTCTTTTCTTGGGAGATTCATTTAGTCAGTGAAACTGCACTGAAATGGCTGCTCTAATCTATACCTTGCTTCCCATCAGTGGCAAAAAATATATTCAGCAAGCTTGTTTTCATTTATCTCTGCTGATAAAGCAATGTGGAATAATTAAGACGTGATGCGATTTTAATAACTGAGTATTGTTAGTGTATACGGTAGTGTCAACGGTGGGTCCAGTATCTGAAATGCTAGTATTCATACAAACCAAAGGCTATAATGTACATGTTTGCACACCTAGCTTTGTCATCGTGAATAGTTTTCTAATGTAGTTTAacactaaaatggacagattgtGTGGTTTTATTGTAGAATTTCATTTTGATCTGTTTCTTTTTCGTTCTGATTTGATGTCTTTTTGAAGGTACTTGTATTTGTGCGTATATGCAGAATAAGGCAGTCTGTCTCCAGGTTCACATGCATGTATTGTATGTGACAAGCTTGTGATTTTTGCACCTTCATTCATAGACCGTGATGAAAAAGGAGGAGGAATTGCCAAATAAATGTACTAACAAAGCATGGTATTATTGTAAGGGACTGAGTCACTGTAAATTGGTAGAAAGACCTAGTTCAGGGTGAGAAAAAACAAGACTAGGTGCTTTTCCTTTTCAGAGTATAGCAGTTCTTATGGTATACACTCGTCTCTCGAGGGAGTGACTACTCAGTTTTTAATCAAgggacattaattttttttttccccaaactgTCAAATTCTGTTGTAGATCAGGTTTGTCAGATGCAAATAAGAACAAATCAACAAATCACTATTTAATTTGCATTGTTAACAAAATTACACAATATGGTCACAGGATGATTCTCACTCATATTGCAATATAATTTCATGTCTTAAGTctgattatttcagtttttttttttaaattcaagctATGTTTTTGTTGGCTCTGTTGAAATATCAGACACCATTAATCTTCCAGTTTTGTATCTAAATCTAACAATATTCTTTTGTACACAATTAAAATACATCTATAAACCGTTTCATGTAATAATTTATGGATGACTGATTTATTGGTGAGTGaatcatttttaaagttttcaaaACGGTTTTCACACATAACCGTGTTGGATTTGGCATCAGATGCTGATGAATTAGGAAATAAtgattaaagtaaaaacatttaattatgacCTTTATTCATTACTAatgaataaagtatatataaattaatgttttgtattatttCCTACTGACTGTTAGCTTCATATAAACTGTATTCATCTCTGTTTGTGATCAACACTATTCTAGTTTCAAGTTTCAACTGCCTAGTTTCTAGTTTCAGTAATCAACACACTCTATTGGCCCATAACAATCAGATAAGAGAAGTACCCTGCGCAGTGCTAGCTGCTAAATGACTTTGGTGAGAGAAAAGTGTAATCGCTCGGGGGGAATCAAACCGAGAGTATGAATTCATAAAGAAACACCAGCATGGCGTCGTTTTCTCATAGAATCCGAGTCTAGTCGTAACGTTCTGAATGCATGTTTTAACGCGATAATATTAGACAAATATCACGTCTATAGGACTGACTTTAGTAACTTAATTAAAAGCTGTTGTCACGTCGGCTCTTGCTACGAAAATTGGTCCATTCATAACTATCTTTAAAAAGGAAGTCTGATCCAATCAAGGCTCAATGGCCTGCTGAAACCGGAAGCTGTTGACGGGGgcgttgtttgtttgttttaaatgacaATTGATGAATGacatttttgaacattaaactgcgatatagagagagagagcgcactaAGACTTACTAATACTTCTGTTTATTTTTCGTAATTGTAGCGATTAGCACCTTTGTTTACTGAGATGTTCAGGTACGTGAAGTCACCGAAACTCTGTCACATCCCAAGCCGCTCCTACAAATGCTCGCGGCTGTCAATTATGTTGTCAAACTGGTATGTCTCGTACGCGATGAGTTATAATGCAGCTGTGAACGAGAACACAGTCGATTTATAGAAGAATTTCAATTAAAAGCATCGAATATGTGAATACCTTGTATTCGTACTTTAAAAAGCCTTTTAAAAAAACCTATAGCCGTAATAATTTACAGCACCAAGGCAGGGAATCCCAGGAGGAATCTAAAAGTATTTTTCATCCAAAGTTTCCTTGTACGGAACATAAAAGAGTGTCAAGGTAAGCAGGCGGTGACCCGTGTTATTTTTCTTTAGACTCAGGTGCAATAGTTTTGCTTTATTTCTGGCTGTCGTGCGTTTTGTGGTACAGCTTGTTTTCAAAATGAATGGGAAGATATTAACTTTTAGTCTACttacttaaaaatacaaaaataagtatTTAGACATTCCATCGTGTTGCTGCCACTATTTTGTCAATGCATGTTTGATTTAAGCTGAAGTGTTGAAAAtaagatattaaactgatattttatgtagcctatatgtaggcctatatctgtttttattaatacataaaatgtatgtttgCATCTGGTTAAGTGCAATGACCGATAGAGGACGACATTGTAAAAGCCTTTTCCTTCTGATTCTGGAGAACATTTTTGTGACGAAATCTTCAGAGTTATATACTTCCTCTATGTTGATTTTATATAGcctattaatatttgtaatattcttaatattgttttgaaCAGGTACAATGCTAGGGTTTCCAGCGACAGGTTTCAGTTTGCTTTTCCTGCTGCATCTTGTTTGGGGCAGAGTGATCTACAATGCAAATGATGGTAATAATGAAAAGCATTTTAATAGCCATAGCTATCGTTGCTAGTAAGTTAGTATCATGGTGTATTTTTTTGGTTGGTCTACCTCCCTATGCACCTCATTATGCTCAAGTCAAAGACTTAGACCTTTGCACATTACCCAGTCTCACATTACCCAGTCACTTTTATTGTCCTTTAGGTGTATTGTAAAAAGACATGATTGAATGCATGTTTGTGGTGTTTAGCTGATTTTCATTAGGATTCATATTCTTGTGTTCCTCAGTGTTCCTAGAAGAGAAGTCCGCAGATTCGTTTCTCTCCCGTAACCTGTTGTATAACAGTTGGGATTTTGAGCTAGTGGTGCCTGCCAATCTAGAGAGAGAATGTATGGAGGAAATATGCTCATATGAAGAGGCCAGAGAAGTGTTTGAAGATGACAAAAAGACGGTGAGAAAAAGATAGTATAGAAGAAAATGTGAACACAACAGAAGCATTTCCTAGCCATGTATATGCATTTGATgatatttatttagctatttattttgtttctaaCAGGCTACTTTTTGGAAAACATATGTCAGCAGTCACGGTAAGGTTGTTCTTTTTCATTagttctaattttttattttgtagataAAGTTGAAGATATTGGACTTCAAACAACTGGATaaaatttatcaaataaaacCAACAGCTTAATGCTTCATAGCACTGAAGCAAGCAGCcttcacaattaaaaataaaggttgtttATTTGCATCTATGGCTCCATGAAAGAAAATTttacatccatggaaactttccattccacaaaagattctttataatggaaaaatgttcttttagatttttaaaatcttttatgaACTGTTCACAGAAATGTTTTCTGGGGAATTAAAATGGTGGTTCTATGGGCAAcctgtatttttaagagtgctgcCTAGCTCGTATCATGGTATAAGCAAGTGCAATCTACAGATCTACTTAGTGGCtagtattttcaatattttacccaaaaaggaaaattggaTCAATGAATAATCagttaaaatgtgtatttgttgAGAATGATGAactgattgtttttttcttttctacagAATCTTCGCCCAGAGTGGATGTGTCTGGTTTGGTAGCTGGCATTGTGGCTATTGTAATAGTAGGGATTATAGCCACTGTGTTGGGCATTTATTGCTACAAGAACAGAGGCAAAAATTCAAGAGGGGGCAGGTAAGATCATGTCATAATGACCACAGCAACATGCCTTTATTCAGCAAAATCGCACTAAAGGATTCTGTATCTTCACAGCGTTCCTGTGCAAATAGGTGTGAATGGGCAGCCACTACCTGAATCTGTGCCCTTGGCGATCATCGCTCCAGGTCTCCCCTCGTACAATGAGGCTCTGGCCCATGGTGGCCAGCATGATGCACCTCCACCGCCGTACTCTGGGTAAGAGCTCTGAACGGCTTGTTTGTATATCTTATATAAAAGCGATGTGGCtgctgtaaaattattttacgcTGCATGTTCGAAAAGAGTTTTAaaatatgcatctttgctctttaCAGGGAAAGTGCATCTGCGCCACCTCAAACTCCAGATGAGGAATGACAAAGTCATGATGTTGTTGGTTTTTTAAATGGGGGGGAAGGGTGATGCATGGATTTACTGGTGAAAATGTGTAGCTTCAGTCACTAAGTGGGGTATTTATTACACTTAGGCTACATGTTCCGCAGTTAACCCTATTTTATTCTTTAGAATTATTTTGCTACTGTCATCATGGAACAAAGTTTCAGGGTGAAATGTGAATACTGTCAATATTTTCTCAGGCCAGGCTTGTTAGTGTCTTTTTAAAGAGTTGTAttaaatgtactgcaattttcattattgataaaaaataaaacgtaTACAAAACTTGAATTTGCTCATTCGACTGTGTGAAACAACTGCGCGCGTGAAGCTTAAATCGATTCCACTATTTGCCATTAGTCGCTGCTGTCACTCATCATCGCCTCTGTCTTTGACAGTGTCCGTGCGCACCGACACACAGACCGTACTGGAGAGACCGTCCGATACTCAGCAGTGCCTCTGTGCCGTAACCAGGCGGCAGTACGCACGAGACTTCCAGACAGACTgcgtatgtgtgagagtgtgacaAGCGAGAGGGGGAggcctgtggtgtgtgtgtgtgtgcgcgcgcgcctGTTAGTCCACTCATAAAAATGGCGTCTTCTTGGCTGAATACCTGAAAATAGCCATTTTTAACCCGGGCACTGTAGCCTTTATGTGAGGCAGTGAAGCATTACATTAGCCCCTTGTATTATTCTTATAAACTTTAAGGATTTAAATGAATCTAGGCACAACAACAAGTCACTTTGTTTTTGACGAGGGGGACCATCCCGTGTATTTATCcataatgtaaatatttggggCGCAACACCTGGAAAAAAAGCGCGCTCGGTGGACTACTATTTATAGAGACCTAGTGTCTCACCTTTTTATGGCAATGCAGTACGCAAACAACTGAGAGGAAATGGGGTACAATCAAGCACGTGTCGTACATCTCGGGTGTAACAAGCAATGGCATCAGAACTCGACATGTAGAGCATCAGCGCGTTACTGTTTCTGCTACGAAGGACAATAGGCATCGAGATATATAAGAGGGCAAAAGAGGGGAGGGGAGGAAGAAACCGGATTTTTTTGTGGTGGCGGTGGTTGGTGTAATACTTCACCcccctccctcctcctcctcccctctGTATCCTCCATCTCcccctcctccttctcctccctCCATTCCTCTCCCCCTCTGTGCTGGTCCTATTCTTGAGGACTTGCTTGTGAAACAGGAGAGATAAACATTCACTGAACGCAGAGGAAAGGACACGGGGAGAGATAGTGTGTTAGAATTTAGGAAATACCTCCCTCCCCTTCCC
The sequence above is a segment of the Carassius carassius chromosome 9, fCarCar2.1, whole genome shotgun sequence genome. Coding sequences within it:
- the LOC132149186 gene encoding ras-related protein R-Ras-like: MSTEERYKLVVVGGGGVGKSALTIQFIQSYFVSDYDPTIEDSYTKICTVDGKETRLDILDTAGQEEFGAMREQYMRSGEGFLLVFALNDSGSYDEILKFHTQILRVKDRDDFPMVLVGNKSDLDQQRAISKDEAMSFARENRIHYMESSAKNRHNVDEAFMEVVRAIRKFQETESPPLPANHSGKQKSGGCPCTLL
- the LOC132149190 gene encoding transmembrane gamma-carboxyglutamic acid protein 2-like, yielding MLGFPATGFSLLFLLHLVWGRVIYNANDVFLEEKSADSFLSRNLLYNSWDFELVVPANLERECMEEICSYEEAREVFEDDKKTATFWKTYVSSHESSPRVDVSGLVAGIVAIVIVGIIATVLGIYCYKNRGKNSRGGSVPVQIGVNGQPLPESVPLAIIAPGLPSYNEALAHGGQHDAPPPPYSGESASAPPQTPDEE